From a region of the Acomys russatus chromosome 4, mAcoRus1.1, whole genome shotgun sequence genome:
- the Src gene encoding proto-oncogene tyrosine-protein kinase Src isoform X3, with amino-acid sequence MGSNKSKPKDASQRRRSLEPAENVHGAGGAFPASQTPSKPASADGHRGPSAAFAPTAAAEPKLFGGFNSSDTVTSPQRAGPLAGGVTTFVALYDYESRTETDLSFKKGERLQIVNNTEGDWWLAHSLSTGQTGYIPSNYVAPSDSIQAEEWYFGKITRRESERLLLNAENPRGTFLVRESETTKGAYCLSVSDFDNAKGLNVKHYKIRKLDSGGFYITSRTQFNSLQQLVAYYSKHADGLCHRLTTVCPTSKPQTQGLAKDAWEIPRESLRLEIKLGQGCFGEVWMGTWNGTTRVAIKTLKPGTMSPEAFLQEAQVMKKLRHEKLVQLYAVVSEEPIYIVTEYMSKGSLLDFLKGETGKYLRLPQLVDMAAQIASGMAYVERMNYVHRDLRAANILVGENLVCKVADFGLARLIEDNEYTARQGAKFPIKWTAPEAALYGRFTIKSDVWSFGILLTELTTKGRVPYPGMVNREVLDQVERGYRMPCPPECPESLHDLMCQCWRKEPEERPTFEYLQAFLEDYFTSTEPQYQPGENL; translated from the exons ATGGGCAGCAACAAAAGCAAGCCCAAAGATGCCAGCCAGAGGCGCCGCAGCCTGGAACCCGCAGAGAACGTGCACGGGGCTGGGGGCGCCTTCCCCGCCTCACAGACACCCAGCAAGCCCGCCTCTGCCGACGGTCACCGCGGGCCCAGCGCCGCCTTCGCGCCCACCGCGGCCGCAGAACCCAAGCTCTTCGGAGGCTTCAACTCCTCGGACACCGTCACCTCCCCGCAGAGGGCGGGGCCTCTGGCAG GTGGGGTGACCACCTTTGTGGCCCTCTATGACTATGAGTCACGGACAGAGACTGACTTGTCCTTCAAGAAAGGGGAGCGGCTGCAGATTGTCAACAACAC AGAGGGAGACTGGTGGCTAGCGCACTCACTGAGCACCGGACAGACCGGTTACATCCCCAGCAACTATGTGGCCCCCTCCGACTCCATCCAGGCTGAGGA GTGGTACTTTGGCAAGATCACCAGACGGGAGTCAGAGAGGCTGCTGCTCAACGCTGAGAACCCAAGAGGGACCTTCCTCGTGAGAGAGAGCGAGACCACAAAAG GTGCCTACTGCCTCTCTGTATCGGACTTTGACAATGCCAAGGGCCTCAACGTGAAACACTACAAGATCCGAAAACTAGACAGTGGCGGTTTCTACATCACCTCCCGCACCCAGTTCAACAGCCTGCAGCAGCTCGTGGCTTACTACTCCA aGCACGCTGATGGTCTGTGCCACCGCCTAACTACCGTGTGCCCCACGTCCAAGCCTCAGACCCAGGGCCTGGCCAAGGATGCTTGGGAGATCCCCCGGGAGTCTCTGCGGCTGGAGATCAAGTTGGGGCAGGGCTGCTTTGGAGAGGTGTGGATGG GAACCTGGAACGGCACCACAAGGGTTGCCATCAAAACCCTGAAGCCAGGCACCATGTCTCCGGAGGCCTTCCTGCAGGAGGCCCAGGtcatgaagaaactgaggcacgagAAGTTGGTGCAGCTATATGCCGTGGTGTCCGAGGAGCCCATTTACATTGTGACAGAGTACATGAGCAAGG GGAGTCTGCTGGACTTTCTCAAGGGGGAAACGGGCAAATACCTGCGGCTGCCCCAGCTGGTGGACATGGCTGCTCAG aTCGCCTCAGGCATGGCCTATGTGGAGCGGATGAATTACGTGCACCGGGACCTCCGAGCCGCCAATATCCTGGTTGGGGAGAACTTGGTGTGTAAAGTAGCTGACTTTGGGCTGGCCCGGCTCATAGAAGACAACGAATACACAGCCCGGCAAG GTGCCAAGTTCCCCATCAAGTGGACCGCCCCGGAAGCTGCTCTCTATGGGAGGTTCACCATCAAGTCGGATGTGTGGTCCTTTGGCATCCTGCTGACTGAGCTCACCACCAAGGGACGGGTGCCCTACCCTG GGATGGTGAACCGCGAGGTGCTGGACCAGGTGGAGCGGGGCTACCGGATGCCTTGTCCCCCGGAGTGCCCCGAGTCCCTGCATGACCTCATGTGCCAGTGCTGGCGGAAGGAGCCCGAGGAACGACCCACCTTCGAGTACCTGCAGGCCTTCCTAGAGGACTACTTTACATCCACCGAGCCGCAGTACCAACCTGGGGAGAACCTATAG
- the Src gene encoding proto-oncogene tyrosine-protein kinase Src isoform X1, with amino-acid sequence MGSNKSKPKDASQRRRSLEPAENVHGAGGAFPASQTPSKPASADGHRGPSAAFAPTAAAEPKLFGGFNSSDTVTSPQRAGPLAGGVTTFVALYDYESRTETDLSFKKGERLQIVNNTRKVDVSQTWFTFRWLQREGDWWLAHSLSTGQTGYIPSNYVAPSDSIQAEEWYFGKITRRESERLLLNAENPRGTFLVRESETTKGAYCLSVSDFDNAKGLNVKHYKIRKLDSGGFYITSRTQFNSLQQLVAYYSKHADGLCHRLTTVCPTSKPQTQGLAKDAWEIPRESLRLEIKLGQGCFGEVWMGTWNGTTRVAIKTLKPGTMSPEAFLQEAQVMKKLRHEKLVQLYAVVSEEPIYIVTEYMSKGSLLDFLKGETGKYLRLPQLVDMAAQIASGMAYVERMNYVHRDLRAANILVGENLVCKVADFGLARLIEDNEYTARQGAKFPIKWTAPEAALYGRFTIKSDVWSFGILLTELTTKGRVPYPGMVNREVLDQVERGYRMPCPPECPESLHDLMCQCWRKEPEERPTFEYLQAFLEDYFTSTEPQYQPGENL; translated from the exons ATGGGCAGCAACAAAAGCAAGCCCAAAGATGCCAGCCAGAGGCGCCGCAGCCTGGAACCCGCAGAGAACGTGCACGGGGCTGGGGGCGCCTTCCCCGCCTCACAGACACCCAGCAAGCCCGCCTCTGCCGACGGTCACCGCGGGCCCAGCGCCGCCTTCGCGCCCACCGCGGCCGCAGAACCCAAGCTCTTCGGAGGCTTCAACTCCTCGGACACCGTCACCTCCCCGCAGAGGGCGGGGCCTCTGGCAG GTGGGGTGACCACCTTTGTGGCCCTCTATGACTATGAGTCACGGACAGAGACTGACTTGTCCTTCAAGAAAGGGGAGCGGCTGCAGATTGTCAACAACAC GAGGAAGGTGGATGTCAG CCAGACCTGGTTCACATTCAGATGGCTGCAAAG AGAGGGAGACTGGTGGCTAGCGCACTCACTGAGCACCGGACAGACCGGTTACATCCCCAGCAACTATGTGGCCCCCTCCGACTCCATCCAGGCTGAGGA GTGGTACTTTGGCAAGATCACCAGACGGGAGTCAGAGAGGCTGCTGCTCAACGCTGAGAACCCAAGAGGGACCTTCCTCGTGAGAGAGAGCGAGACCACAAAAG GTGCCTACTGCCTCTCTGTATCGGACTTTGACAATGCCAAGGGCCTCAACGTGAAACACTACAAGATCCGAAAACTAGACAGTGGCGGTTTCTACATCACCTCCCGCACCCAGTTCAACAGCCTGCAGCAGCTCGTGGCTTACTACTCCA aGCACGCTGATGGTCTGTGCCACCGCCTAACTACCGTGTGCCCCACGTCCAAGCCTCAGACCCAGGGCCTGGCCAAGGATGCTTGGGAGATCCCCCGGGAGTCTCTGCGGCTGGAGATCAAGTTGGGGCAGGGCTGCTTTGGAGAGGTGTGGATGG GAACCTGGAACGGCACCACAAGGGTTGCCATCAAAACCCTGAAGCCAGGCACCATGTCTCCGGAGGCCTTCCTGCAGGAGGCCCAGGtcatgaagaaactgaggcacgagAAGTTGGTGCAGCTATATGCCGTGGTGTCCGAGGAGCCCATTTACATTGTGACAGAGTACATGAGCAAGG GGAGTCTGCTGGACTTTCTCAAGGGGGAAACGGGCAAATACCTGCGGCTGCCCCAGCTGGTGGACATGGCTGCTCAG aTCGCCTCAGGCATGGCCTATGTGGAGCGGATGAATTACGTGCACCGGGACCTCCGAGCCGCCAATATCCTGGTTGGGGAGAACTTGGTGTGTAAAGTAGCTGACTTTGGGCTGGCCCGGCTCATAGAAGACAACGAATACACAGCCCGGCAAG GTGCCAAGTTCCCCATCAAGTGGACCGCCCCGGAAGCTGCTCTCTATGGGAGGTTCACCATCAAGTCGGATGTGTGGTCCTTTGGCATCCTGCTGACTGAGCTCACCACCAAGGGACGGGTGCCCTACCCTG GGATGGTGAACCGCGAGGTGCTGGACCAGGTGGAGCGGGGCTACCGGATGCCTTGTCCCCCGGAGTGCCCCGAGTCCCTGCATGACCTCATGTGCCAGTGCTGGCGGAAGGAGCCCGAGGAACGACCCACCTTCGAGTACCTGCAGGCCTTCCTAGAGGACTACTTTACATCCACCGAGCCGCAGTACCAACCTGGGGAGAACCTATAG
- the Src gene encoding proto-oncogene tyrosine-protein kinase Src isoform X2, with protein MGSNKSKPKDASQRRRSLEPAENVHGAGGAFPASQTPSKPASADGHRGPSAAFAPTAAAEPKLFGGFNSSDTVTSPQRAGPLAGGVTTFVALYDYESRTETDLSFKKGERLQIVNNTRKVDVREGDWWLAHSLSTGQTGYIPSNYVAPSDSIQAEEWYFGKITRRESERLLLNAENPRGTFLVRESETTKGAYCLSVSDFDNAKGLNVKHYKIRKLDSGGFYITSRTQFNSLQQLVAYYSKHADGLCHRLTTVCPTSKPQTQGLAKDAWEIPRESLRLEIKLGQGCFGEVWMGTWNGTTRVAIKTLKPGTMSPEAFLQEAQVMKKLRHEKLVQLYAVVSEEPIYIVTEYMSKGSLLDFLKGETGKYLRLPQLVDMAAQIASGMAYVERMNYVHRDLRAANILVGENLVCKVADFGLARLIEDNEYTARQGAKFPIKWTAPEAALYGRFTIKSDVWSFGILLTELTTKGRVPYPGMVNREVLDQVERGYRMPCPPECPESLHDLMCQCWRKEPEERPTFEYLQAFLEDYFTSTEPQYQPGENL; from the exons ATGGGCAGCAACAAAAGCAAGCCCAAAGATGCCAGCCAGAGGCGCCGCAGCCTGGAACCCGCAGAGAACGTGCACGGGGCTGGGGGCGCCTTCCCCGCCTCACAGACACCCAGCAAGCCCGCCTCTGCCGACGGTCACCGCGGGCCCAGCGCCGCCTTCGCGCCCACCGCGGCCGCAGAACCCAAGCTCTTCGGAGGCTTCAACTCCTCGGACACCGTCACCTCCCCGCAGAGGGCGGGGCCTCTGGCAG GTGGGGTGACCACCTTTGTGGCCCTCTATGACTATGAGTCACGGACAGAGACTGACTTGTCCTTCAAGAAAGGGGAGCGGCTGCAGATTGTCAACAACAC GAGGAAGGTGGATGTCAG AGAGGGAGACTGGTGGCTAGCGCACTCACTGAGCACCGGACAGACCGGTTACATCCCCAGCAACTATGTGGCCCCCTCCGACTCCATCCAGGCTGAGGA GTGGTACTTTGGCAAGATCACCAGACGGGAGTCAGAGAGGCTGCTGCTCAACGCTGAGAACCCAAGAGGGACCTTCCTCGTGAGAGAGAGCGAGACCACAAAAG GTGCCTACTGCCTCTCTGTATCGGACTTTGACAATGCCAAGGGCCTCAACGTGAAACACTACAAGATCCGAAAACTAGACAGTGGCGGTTTCTACATCACCTCCCGCACCCAGTTCAACAGCCTGCAGCAGCTCGTGGCTTACTACTCCA aGCACGCTGATGGTCTGTGCCACCGCCTAACTACCGTGTGCCCCACGTCCAAGCCTCAGACCCAGGGCCTGGCCAAGGATGCTTGGGAGATCCCCCGGGAGTCTCTGCGGCTGGAGATCAAGTTGGGGCAGGGCTGCTTTGGAGAGGTGTGGATGG GAACCTGGAACGGCACCACAAGGGTTGCCATCAAAACCCTGAAGCCAGGCACCATGTCTCCGGAGGCCTTCCTGCAGGAGGCCCAGGtcatgaagaaactgaggcacgagAAGTTGGTGCAGCTATATGCCGTGGTGTCCGAGGAGCCCATTTACATTGTGACAGAGTACATGAGCAAGG GGAGTCTGCTGGACTTTCTCAAGGGGGAAACGGGCAAATACCTGCGGCTGCCCCAGCTGGTGGACATGGCTGCTCAG aTCGCCTCAGGCATGGCCTATGTGGAGCGGATGAATTACGTGCACCGGGACCTCCGAGCCGCCAATATCCTGGTTGGGGAGAACTTGGTGTGTAAAGTAGCTGACTTTGGGCTGGCCCGGCTCATAGAAGACAACGAATACACAGCCCGGCAAG GTGCCAAGTTCCCCATCAAGTGGACCGCCCCGGAAGCTGCTCTCTATGGGAGGTTCACCATCAAGTCGGATGTGTGGTCCTTTGGCATCCTGCTGACTGAGCTCACCACCAAGGGACGGGTGCCCTACCCTG GGATGGTGAACCGCGAGGTGCTGGACCAGGTGGAGCGGGGCTACCGGATGCCTTGTCCCCCGGAGTGCCCCGAGTCCCTGCATGACCTCATGTGCCAGTGCTGGCGGAAGGAGCCCGAGGAACGACCCACCTTCGAGTACCTGCAGGCCTTCCTAGAGGACTACTTTACATCCACCGAGCCGCAGTACCAACCTGGGGAGAACCTATAG